The following are encoded in a window of Aestuariirhabdus haliotis genomic DNA:
- a CDS encoding tetratricopeptide repeat protein, with translation MPVSRTLAVLLASTLLLLSSPYSGAQPAPPVDYLSFDVNSLLVPASERCRIGTQETDIPYALAACEQAASNGDPEAQFLLGNLYYEGQIIPRDPERALKWFRRASEQGHANAQYLIAFMLYRGDGTNKNPTGAYIMIKMSAVNGFDDAMDAIDLIAEGLTDDEKRRAFYTLSRIFKSYRSSLAVTPSQPTSIPLSLPTYQ, from the coding sequence ACTTTACTGCTGTTGAGTAGCCCTTATTCGGGCGCACAACCCGCACCACCGGTCGATTACCTGAGCTTTGACGTCAACTCCCTACTGGTTCCCGCCTCTGAACGCTGCCGCATCGGGACACAGGAAACGGACATTCCCTATGCGCTTGCCGCCTGTGAACAAGCCGCCTCCAACGGCGATCCGGAAGCACAGTTCCTGCTGGGTAATCTCTATTACGAAGGCCAGATCATACCCCGCGACCCGGAACGTGCCCTGAAGTGGTTTCGCCGCGCCTCCGAACAGGGGCATGCCAATGCGCAGTACCTGATCGCCTTTATGCTCTACCGGGGCGATGGCACCAACAAGAACCCCACCGGTGCCTATATCATGATAAAAATGTCAGCGGTGAACGGCTTCGATGACGCCATGGACGCCATCGACCTGATCGCCGAAGGCCTCACCGATGACGAGAAGCGACGCGCCTTTTATACCCTGAGCCGTATTTTTAAAAGTTATCGCTCCAGCTTGGCCGTCACGCCATCGCAGCCAACCAGTATTCCGCTGAGCCTGCCAACCTATCAATAA